In Candidatus Manganitrophaceae bacterium, one DNA window encodes the following:
- a CDS encoding NmrA/HSCARG family protein — translation METNGTILVTGATGQQGNAIATSLLGQGKNVRSLTRHLSKGEALKRMGSEVVEGELTDQASLEKALEGIKQVFLVTTPFEAGMDAEVKQGLTMVDAAKAAGVDHLVYSSVGGADQKTGIPHFETKWQVEEYIKKVGIPATILRPVFFMENFGSPWMLPAIQNKKLTFPVRPDRTLQMVSLRDIGAFGAAAFIRPQDFIGQTIELAGDEMTLPDALKMVSQSIGHTIEYELLPDEQAEAALGHDFAVMFRWFNEVGYNANISALERQWGIPLTKFKEVVDKASWAKTD, via the coding sequence ATGGAAACAAATGGGACGATACTTGTGACAGGGGCAACGGGGCAACAGGGAAATGCCATTGCAACCAGCTTGCTCGGACAAGGGAAGAATGTAAGGTCGCTTACACGTCATCTCTCCAAAGGAGAAGCGCTAAAGAGGATGGGATCGGAAGTGGTAGAAGGAGAACTGACGGATCAGGCCTCACTCGAAAAGGCACTGGAGGGCATAAAACAAGTCTTTCTCGTGACCACCCCCTTTGAGGCCGGAATGGATGCGGAAGTGAAACAAGGCCTGACTATGGTGGATGCTGCCAAGGCCGCCGGTGTGGATCATTTGGTTTATTCCTCGGTAGGAGGTGCAGATCAGAAAACCGGTATCCCTCATTTCGAAACAAAATGGCAGGTGGAGGAATATATCAAAAAGGTCGGAATCCCGGCGACGATCCTGCGCCCCGTTTTCTTCATGGAAAATTTCGGTTCCCCGTGGATGCTTCCAGCAATTCAAAACAAGAAACTGACCTTTCCTGTTCGTCCCGATCGGACCCTTCAAATGGTTTCATTAAGAGACATCGGGGCGTTTGGGGCCGCCGCTTTTATACGGCCTCAAGACTTTATTGGCCAGACCATTGAGCTTGCGGGAGATGAGATGACCCTTCCTGATGCGCTCAAGATGGTCTCCCAGTCGATCGGTCACACGATCGAATACGAACTTCTTCCAGACGAACAGGCCGAGGCCGCCTTGGGCCACGATTTTGCCGTGATGTTCCGTTGGTTCAACGAAGTAGGCTACAACGCCAATATTTCGGCACTTGAAAGGCAATGGGGAATTCCTCTGACGAAATTCAAGGAAGTGGTTGACAAGGCCTCCTGGGCAAAGACTGATTGA